A segment of the Pedobacter faecalis genome:
TCCCTGGGGAAGCAGTTCGGTTAAGTTTACCGCCCCATCCAGCCCGCATCAGCCGTTATAACGGGACCTTGCATATAATCTGATTGGCTGACGCCTGGACTCGCCCGGGAATAAAAAAGCCTGGCTCATTGAAGAACCAGGCGTTTGTATTTTCAGACTTTAGCGGCGGATTCTAAACCCGCACGGAAAAGAACGGCTAATCTGCTAAGATGCTTTCGTCTAATTTTCCCAAAGCGATAGCTTTTTCTAAGTGCCCTAATGTTATCACCTTCTTTTTAGTTTCCTTTCCAGTGAAAATTAATTTATACAAAGAAAAGCTTCCCTCTGGAGCAAAATACTCTGATAATTCTAGGTCTTCAGTATCTATATCAAACCTTTTTCCGAACTCTTCAAAAAATTCTAATGCATCATCACCAGTAATTTTTAAGTCTCTTTCCAATTGAGTATCTCTTGTAAGCTCTATTTTATACCTACCTCTCATTTCAATTATCAGGGATTTTAGCTGGTTAAATATCTCATTATCCATTTGATCTTATAAATTGTGAACCAATATTTCGGTTTCGCTAACAAAG
Coding sequences within it:
- a CDS encoding DUF1493 family protein, whose protein sequence is MDNEIFNQLKSLIIEMRGRYKIELTRDTQLERDLKITGDDALEFFEEFGKRFDIDTEDLELSEYFAPEGSFSLYKLIFTGKETKKKVITLGHLEKAIALGKLDESILAD